A genomic window from Bdellovibrio sp. SKB1291214 includes:
- a CDS encoding thiamine ABC transporter substrate-binding protein encodes MKNFIVFIAIVFLGLFLAVLNRTETNSTTASVPTLRVFGYSSFTGRYGPGPLLKAEFEKTCNCKVEFIEGSDSGILLQRLKIEGESLGADLVVGLDQFDISKATSEQQWRKMSLGDLNVYEVVKPALANNFFVPYDWGALTFVMRSGELKKNPSKIDDLLDPELTKKISLEDPRTSSPGMQFLYWLVKSKGEDEAFEFLQKLMPQVHSFSPTWSAAYGLFTSKQTKLAYSYVTSPLYHEIEEKKKDYQALVFEEPLPVQFEFVGIPEFCRHCELAEKFVNLMLSTQGQKFIMEKNYMMPVMKGVREGTPFAAVPEYKSLPKFEILSTSEVDRLLKRWTEVRRGALN; translated from the coding sequence ATGAAAAACTTTATCGTCTTTATCGCCATTGTTTTTTTAGGACTATTTTTAGCGGTCTTAAACCGCACCGAAACTAATTCTACGACAGCCTCCGTCCCAACCCTGCGTGTGTTTGGTTATTCATCCTTCACCGGGCGCTATGGCCCAGGACCACTTTTAAAAGCTGAGTTTGAAAAAACTTGTAACTGTAAAGTGGAGTTTATCGAAGGCAGCGATTCTGGAATCTTACTTCAACGTTTGAAAATCGAGGGCGAAAGCTTAGGTGCAGACCTTGTTGTGGGCCTTGATCAATTCGACATTTCCAAAGCAACTTCTGAACAGCAATGGCGCAAGATGAGCTTGGGTGATTTGAATGTTTACGAAGTGGTAAAGCCTGCTTTGGCGAACAACTTTTTTGTTCCCTATGACTGGGGTGCATTGACCTTTGTGATGCGTTCGGGGGAACTTAAGAAAAACCCCTCTAAGATCGACGATCTTTTAGATCCTGAATTAACGAAAAAAATATCCTTGGAAGATCCGCGCACCAGTTCACCGGGCATGCAGTTCTTATACTGGTTAGTAAAGTCCAAAGGCGAAGACGAAGCTTTCGAATTCTTGCAAAAATTAATGCCCCAAGTTCACAGCTTTTCTCCCACATGGTCAGCGGCATATGGATTGTTCACCAGTAAGCAAACGAAACTTGCCTATTCCTATGTGACGTCACCTTTGTATCATGAAATTGAAGAAAAAAAGAAAGACTACCAAGCCCTCGTTTTTGAGGAACCACTGCCAGTACAGTTTGAATTTGTTGGTATTCCAGAATTCTGTCGTCACTGCGAGTTGGCTGAAAAATTCGTAAATCTGATGCTTTCGACTCAAGGTCAAAAGTTTATTATGGAAAAAAACTATATGATGCCAGTGATGAAAGGTGTTCGAGAGGGCACTCCATTCGCGGCAGTTCCAGAATACAAATCTTTACCTAAGTTCGAAATCTTATCTACGTCTGAAGTGGATCGCTTGTTGAAGCGTTGGACCGAAGTACGTCGAGGCGCTCTCAATTGA
- a CDS encoding GNAT family N-acetyltransferase — protein MEGPRSPRETELPQVLDFLNKKLRSEAPWSIAAEYPTAFTSNNLHNMRIISDEERVLSHAVLKPLIIKSPHVIYKVAAIGSVVTDDQHRGQGLSTTVIKDCLRSAQEQSCDIAILWTDLFDFYRRMGFELAGSEISFVIEDNFDMPITNLSYSTDSKVAPDAIYRLYSQHSVNSVRSIEETRKFLSIPQTQIYTAWEPNGQLAAYAIEGKGVDLGGYIHEWGGSTSKLLSLLSFIRAKKGTPFTIICPKHSQNLIRELENRAVTKNSGFLGMIKIVKFDQLSAKIKRAFRAEGVADFVLEKQGEHFVFGIGADLYTINSETDMVRLLFGPIDYRAIGIFKEETVKKFEKIMPLQLWIWGWDSI, from the coding sequence ATGGAAGGACCACGTTCGCCTAGGGAAACTGAGCTTCCCCAAGTTTTGGATTTTTTAAATAAAAAACTACGCTCGGAAGCTCCTTGGTCCATCGCCGCTGAGTACCCCACCGCATTTACTTCTAACAACTTGCACAATATGCGCATCATTTCTGATGAAGAACGCGTTCTTTCCCATGCGGTATTGAAACCTCTTATTATTAAGTCCCCACACGTTATCTATAAAGTGGCAGCCATCGGCTCGGTTGTTACTGATGATCAGCATCGCGGTCAGGGTTTAAGCACGACCGTAATCAAAGACTGCCTAAGATCTGCTCAGGAACAATCCTGTGATATCGCGATTTTATGGACGGATCTTTTCGATTTCTATCGCCGTATGGGCTTTGAATTAGCTGGCAGCGAAATCAGCTTCGTCATCGAAGACAATTTCGATATGCCAATTACTAATTTGAGCTACTCCACAGATTCAAAAGTGGCGCCAGATGCAATTTATCGACTGTACTCGCAACACTCCGTGAATTCTGTGCGATCCATCGAAGAAACTCGTAAATTTTTAAGCATCCCTCAAACGCAGATTTACACAGCCTGGGAGCCAAATGGTCAACTTGCTGCCTATGCGATTGAAGGCAAAGGTGTCGATTTAGGTGGTTATATCCACGAATGGGGTGGCTCGACTTCAAAGCTGCTTTCATTATTAAGCTTTATTCGTGCTAAAAAAGGCACCCCATTTACGATCATTTGTCCTAAACACTCTCAAAACTTGATTCGTGAGTTGGAAAACCGCGCAGTTACTAAAAACAGCGGCTTTTTGGGCATGATCAAAATCGTCAAATTTGATCAGTTATCGGCAAAAATCAAACGTGCTTTCCGTGCTGAAGGAGTTGCCGATTTCGTTTTGGAAAAACAAGGTGAGCACTTTGTATTTGGTATCGGTGCCGATCTGTACACAATCAACAGCGAAACGGATATGGTTCGTCTGCTGTTCGGCCCGATCGACTATCGTGCGATTGGAATCTTTAAAGAAGAAACAGTAAAGAAGTTTGAAAAAATCATGCCTCTTCAATTGTGGATTTGGGGTTGGGATTCTATATGA
- a CDS encoding D-alanine--D-alanine ligase family protein yields the protein MKKTVALIFGGKSAEHEVSLRSAKNIADALDKEKYSPILIGISSDGTWYRFPDKSVFTQVTKIDDKALPPNAEPVALICDLGKPVIYSLKNSTKTSVDCAFPIMHGTMGEDGTIQGIFKMVNIPFVGCGVWSSAAGMDKAVMKHILADAKIPNARYMLLTPYKNNSYDEIVKNLGTPFFIKPANAGSSVGVHKIKSAEDFAVKLKDAFQFDYKVLAEEFIQGREVECSVMGHNHAPEASLPGEVIPQHEFYSYEAKYIDDNGALLEIPAKIQGETLQRLQDMAKKTYQAMGCDGLTRVDFFLRPNGELYINEINTIPGFTKISMYPKMWEATGLGYKELISKLINLAFERYESESKLKTTYL from the coding sequence ATGAAAAAGACAGTTGCACTTATTTTCGGTGGTAAATCAGCAGAACACGAAGTGTCTTTGCGTTCGGCAAAAAACATCGCGGATGCATTGGACAAAGAAAAATACTCGCCGATCTTAATCGGTATCAGTTCCGATGGAACTTGGTACCGCTTTCCCGATAAGAGTGTATTCACTCAAGTTACTAAGATTGATGACAAAGCTTTGCCTCCAAATGCTGAACCGGTCGCACTGATCTGCGATCTTGGGAAACCGGTTATTTACTCTCTGAAAAACAGTACTAAGACTTCTGTGGACTGCGCTTTCCCAATCATGCACGGAACAATGGGCGAAGACGGTACGATCCAAGGCATCTTTAAAATGGTGAATATTCCATTCGTAGGTTGCGGTGTGTGGTCTTCCGCAGCAGGAATGGATAAAGCCGTTATGAAGCACATTTTGGCCGATGCAAAGATTCCGAATGCCCGCTATATGCTGCTAACTCCATATAAAAATAATTCTTACGATGAAATCGTTAAGAATTTAGGGACTCCGTTCTTTATCAAGCCCGCGAATGCGGGTTCCTCTGTTGGTGTTCACAAAATTAAGTCAGCGGAAGATTTTGCAGTTAAATTAAAAGATGCTTTCCAATTTGACTATAAAGTTTTGGCTGAGGAATTCATTCAAGGCCGCGAAGTCGAATGCTCGGTCATGGGCCACAACCACGCACCTGAAGCATCGTTGCCAGGCGAGGTTATTCCTCAACACGAATTCTATTCTTACGAAGCTAAGTACATTGACGACAATGGCGCTTTATTGGAAATCCCAGCAAAGATCCAAGGCGAAACTTTGCAACGTCTACAAGATATGGCTAAGAAAACTTACCAAGCGATGGGTTGCGATGGCTTGACTCGCGTGGACTTCTTCTTAAGACCGAATGGCGAGTTGTACATCAACGAGATCAACACGATCCCAGGGTTCACAAAAATTTCCATGTACCCGAAGATGTGGGAAGCAACGGGGCTTGGTTATAAAGAATTGATTTCGAAACTG
- a CDS encoding ferredoxin, with translation MADKSSKWSENKPGKMFVDQSCIACDACVLTAPNNFAMHEEDGHAFVSKQPESPEEQELVKEAMEGCPVEAIGNDGDN, from the coding sequence ATGGCTGATAAGAGTTCTAAGTGGTCTGAAAATAAACCAGGTAAGATGTTCGTGGATCAATCTTGTATTGCCTGCGATGCCTGCGTTTTGACGGCGCCAAATAACTTCGCCATGCACGAAGAGGACGGTCACGCCTTCGTTTCTAAGCAACCGGAGTCTCCTGAAGAGCAAGAGCTTGTGAAAGAGGCAATGGAAGGCTGTCCGGTTGAAGCTATCGGCAACGACGGTGACAACTAA
- the nth gene encoding endonuclease III, whose product MKLSATTVTTKKKAPLEQTISLLKRYYPDAHCALDHKNPFELLVATVLSAQCTDERVNMVTPALFKKYPTPLAMSKAPLESLENLVRSTGFFKNKAKNLKSASKDLVEKYDGEIPQDLEALVGLAGVGRKTANVVLGNAFDIPSGIVVDTHVTRLSNRLGWVKTENAIQIEKILCKVVPEEDWILLSHLLISHGRAICKARKPNCEHCFLETTCPKRGV is encoded by the coding sequence TTGAAGCTATCGGCAACGACGGTGACAACTAAAAAGAAAGCTCCTCTTGAGCAAACGATCTCCCTATTAAAGCGCTATTATCCCGACGCTCACTGCGCTCTCGATCATAAAAATCCATTCGAATTATTAGTGGCAACCGTTTTATCTGCTCAGTGCACTGACGAGCGGGTGAACATGGTCACCCCTGCGCTATTTAAAAAGTATCCTACGCCTTTGGCGATGTCTAAAGCGCCCCTGGAATCTTTGGAAAATCTGGTGCGATCGACGGGCTTTTTCAAAAACAAAGCTAAGAATTTAAAATCAGCTTCTAAAGATCTGGTCGAAAAATATGACGGTGAAATTCCCCAGGATCTTGAGGCTTTGGTCGGGCTTGCGGGAGTGGGGCGCAAAACGGCTAACGTGGTGCTGGGAAATGCTTTCGATATCCCAAGTGGCATCGTTGTAGATACACACGTGACTCGCTTATCAAATCGCCTGGGATGGGTAAAAACTGAAAACGCCATCCAAATTGAAAAGATATTGTGCAAAGTGGTGCCAGAAGAAGATTGGATTTTGTTATCGCATCTTTTGATTTCTCATGGTCGAGCTATCTGTAAGGCGAGAAAACCAAATTGCGAACACTGCTTCCTTGAGACAACTTGCCCGAAGCGGGGAGTCTAG
- a CDS encoding DoxX family membrane protein has product MFVSFFESVKYVGHLLPISFLRIFLGYYYLEQALQKYRGDFLTRPRIADQIAEWLPSSHAPNWFKIFASAQMIPNWQTVAFIIVGLEFAIAISYIIGYVVRPIAIIAMLLCVTMLFISGPGHEDFYKTFLAIHLILAWVGAGRCLGLDYYFFKRRRGIWW; this is encoded by the coding sequence ATGTTTGTTTCATTCTTTGAGAGCGTTAAATACGTAGGACATCTTCTGCCCATTTCTTTTTTAAGAATATTCCTGGGTTATTACTATTTAGAACAAGCTTTGCAAAAATATCGCGGCGATTTTTTAACTCGTCCTCGTATCGCAGATCAAATTGCCGAGTGGTTGCCATCTAGCCACGCTCCGAATTGGTTTAAAATTTTTGCGAGTGCGCAAATGATTCCGAACTGGCAAACAGTGGCCTTTATTATCGTCGGGTTAGAATTCGCCATTGCGATTTCCTACATCATTGGTTACGTGGTTCGTCCGATTGCCATCATTGCCATGCTTTTGTGCGTGACCATGCTTTTCATTTCCGGCCCAGGACACGAAGATTTTTACAAAACATTTTTAGCTATTCATTTGATCCTGGCTTGGGTGGGCGCTGGTCGCTGCTTGGGACTGGATTATTATTTCTTTAAACGCCGCCGCGGTATTTGGTGGTAG
- the elbB gene encoding isoprenoid biosynthesis glyoxalase ElbB, which translates to MKKIAVVLSGCGYLDGSEITESVSLFIALNQAGAEVSCFAPDIDLNEVDHITKSPTGTTRNVLKESARIARSEVRSLAELHAKDFDGLAFPGGFGAAKNLSNWAEKGAACEVNAEVKRVILEFFEASKPIGACCIAPVLLAKVLGKKKVTLTIGDDAATAAEIQKTGAQHEECPVDDYITDRETKVVTTPAYMYGNAKPNEVFAGIFGLAHELVEWA; encoded by the coding sequence ATGAAAAAAATCGCAGTAGTCCTTTCTGGTTGCGGTTATCTTGATGGTTCTGAAATCACTGAATCTGTAAGCTTGTTCATTGCTTTGAATCAAGCTGGAGCTGAAGTCAGCTGCTTTGCACCTGATATCGACTTGAATGAAGTCGACCACATCACTAAATCTCCAACTGGTACAACAAGGAATGTTTTAAAAGAATCCGCACGTATTGCACGCAGCGAAGTAAGATCACTTGCTGAGTTGCATGCTAAAGATTTCGATGGTTTGGCTTTTCCGGGTGGCTTTGGTGCCGCTAAAAATCTTTCTAACTGGGCTGAAAAAGGTGCTGCCTGCGAAGTGAACGCGGAAGTTAAGCGCGTGATCTTGGAATTCTTTGAGGCCAGCAAACCGATTGGTGCATGCTGTATCGCTCCTGTTCTGCTTGCCAAAGTTTTGGGTAAGAAAAAAGTGACACTAACAATCGGCGATGATGCCGCTACAGCTGCAGAGATTCAAAAAACAGGAGCGCAACACGAAGAATGCCCTGTTGATGACTATATCACAGATCGCGAAACCAAAGTCGTTACAACTCCAGCTTATATGTACGGAAATGCGAAGCCGAATGAAGTTTTCGCTGGGATCTTCGGTCTAGCTCACGAACTAGTCGAGTGGGCATAA